A stretch of the Acanthochromis polyacanthus isolate Apoly-LR-REF ecotype Palm Island chromosome 22, KAUST_Apoly_ChrSc, whole genome shotgun sequence genome encodes the following:
- the LOC127531875 gene encoding zinc finger protein 239-like, producing MNEKYQGDKVTMCSVEYLRELISDRLAAAAGEIFSEFEKTIVQYQEEIDRQRRLLDVIWKPHIPLQPIELPQSYVCENEKTVVYHQPHDQERNSMVDHEDPEPPRIKDQQEELCTSQDQSNPEISQIKMEQEELCTSLDQLNPGLPQIKVEQDELCSSQEEELIGLKQETDTFEVTPADEESDHSEPKPNSDQLLFHISCVAESPDQEGSKDVDSGSTRCIEQKPRHQSNNSHSNDVDNAPTSARQCDNDKARKCTTCEVCGKAFSRKSDLIRHHRTHTGEKPYSCGICEKSFSRRTSLTAHVRLHTGEKPYVCHICGIRFSGSTAHNRHMAVHKMGKPYSCGTCGKSFSQQTYLTVHMRRHTVEKPYSGGTCGKSFNCSYR from the exons atgaatgagaaatatcaggGCGATAAAGTAacgatgtgttcagttgagtatctgagagagttgatcagcgacagactcgctgctgctgctggagaaatattctcagagtttgaaaaaaccatcgtccagtaccaggaggagatcgatcgtcagcgcagactgctggatgtcatctggaaaccacacatccccttacaACCCAtag agctcccacagtcttatgtctgtgagaatgagaagactgttgtttaccatcagccccatgaccaggagagaaactccaTGGTGGACCATGAAGACCCAGAGCCTCCACGGATTAAagatcagcaggaggaactctgcaccagtcaggaccaatcaaacccagagatttctcaaattaaaatggaacaggaagaattgtgcaccagtctggaccaattaaacccagggttaccacaaattaaagtggaacaggatgaactctgctccagtcaggaggaagagttaattggattgaaacaagagactgatacctttgaggtgactcctgctgatgaggaaagtgaccacagtgaaccaaaaccaaacagtgatcagctcctgtttcacatctcttgtgtagctgagagcccagatcaggaaggaagcaaggatgtagactcaggatcaactagatgtatcgagcagaaaccaagacatcagagtaacaacagtcacagtaatgatgtagacaatgctccaacatcagcgagacagtgtgataatgacaaggcaaGAAAATGTACAACATGTGAGgtgtgtggaaaagcttttagtcgtaaatcagatttaatcagacatcacagaacccacacaggtgagaagccatattcttgtggaatctgtgaaaaaagctttagtcgacgGACCTCTTTGACTGCCCACGTGAgacttcacacaggtgagaaaccatatgtttgtcacatttgtggaATAAGATTTTCTGGTTCAACAGCACATAATAGgcacatggcagttcacaaaatgggaaagccatattcttgtggaacctgtggaaaaagcttcagtcaacagaCCTAtttgactgtccacatgagacgtcacacagttgagaagccatattctggtggaacctgtggaaaaagcttcaactGTAGTTATCGATAA